The Plasmodium brasilianum strain Bolivian I chromosome 14, whole genome shotgun sequence genome contains a region encoding:
- a CDS encoding vacuolar iron transporter, with protein sequence MANKKAEAARKAFYDDDVEKSKEAHDFYHTLDKHGENHSLDKDNLKTIIFGSLDGIITIFAIVSGCVGAKITPAQVIIIGIGNLFANAISMGFSEYTSSTAQRDFMLAEKKREEWEIENCPSEEKQEMIDIYINKYKFESEDARNLVEITFRNKNFFLGHMMSEELGLIVTNEDKNESLIKGIIMFLSFCVFGLIPLSAYIAYTVFFEYTDYNTSFIVVFVSTLVTLFILGLFKFTNQKPISCALCMVFNGSVAGMVPFLLGIVLKNNIAD encoded by the exons ATGGCGAACAAGAAAGCGGAGGCAGCTCGAAAGGCATTTTACGATGACGATGTAGAAAAGTCAAAAGAAGCACATGATTTTTATCATACTTTAGATAAACATGGAGAAAACCATAGTCTTGATAAAGACAATTtgaaaacaataatttttgGAAGTCTAGATGGaataattacaatatttGCTATAGTGTCAGGTTGTGTAGGAGCCAAAATAACACCTGCACAGGTCATAATTATTGGTATTGGTAATTTATTTGCAAATGCAATTTCTATGGGCTTCAGTGAATATACAAGCTCAACAGCACAAAGAGATTTTATGTTagctgaaaaaaaaagagaagaatgGGAAATAGAAAATTGCCCATCAGAAGAAAAACAAGAAATGAttgatatttatattaataaatataaattcgaAAGTGAGGATGCAAGAAATTTAGTTGAAATAACTTTTcggaataaaaatttttttcttggaCATATGATGTCAGAAGAACTAGGACTTATTGTTACAAATGAAGATAAAAATGAGTCTCTAATTAAGGGAATTATCATGTTTTTAAGTTTTTGTGTCTTTGGTTTAATTCCCTTATCAGCTTATATAGCATATACagtattttttgaatatacaGATTATAACACTTCCTTTATCGTGGTTTTTGTTTCAACATTAGtaactttatttattttaggCTTATTTAAG TTTACGAATCAGAAGCCTATTAGCTGTGCCCTTTGCATGGTCTTCAATGGTTCAGTTGCGGGAATGGTACCGTTTTTATTAGGAATAgttcttaaaaataacatagcAGACTAA